The Quercus lobata isolate SW786 chromosome 4, ValleyOak3.0 Primary Assembly, whole genome shotgun sequence genome segment GTGAAGTTCATTGATTTCCTTTTGGACTGCATGAATTTCCTCTGCCGTCTCATGTAGCTGGTTGAGGGACTCAAGAAGCTGAAGACGCGACTGCTTTTGCTTTAAACATTTGTAGATATTCCCGAAACTATTCTGGTTCCAGCATTGGAGTTGACGCTGGCATCTCTCTAATATCTCCTGGATAGGCCGAGCAGAGTCATCCTTATAAGGGTCCCAAGCCATTCCAATGACTTCCTTACACTCTTCCTCCTTTGTCCACATTGCTTCAAAAAAGAATCGCTTCTTTCCCCTATTTCTATACTGATTCTTTTTTAGTAGCAGGACCAGCAAGCAATGATCCGATGCCGACATTGATACATTGTGTACCTTTGCCTCAGGAAAAATCTTCATCCATTCCTCATTTGCAACTATTCTGTCCAAACGAAGCAACGTGCGCTGATCACCAAACCATCCATTACACCAGGTAAACCTCGGACCAACAAAACCTAAATCAATCAAACCACACCTGCTAAGAGACTCCCTAAACTCCCCCATCTGATCAACATCCCTTTCCTTCCACCCTATCTTCTCGTCTGGATGCatgatttcattaaaatccccgCACACCAACCACGGCATCTTGTATTGGCCATACAGGGATTCAATCAATTGCCAGGAGCTTTGCCTCATACTTGTAACGGGGTGACCATAAAATCCAGTGGTCCTCCACGGGCCTCCACTGCCTTCACCGTGAACCACCACATCGATGTGGGAGTGAGAGCAACTCTTGAAACGAACATCTACACCTTCCTTCCACAGCATTGCAAGTCCACCGCTTTTTCCATCACAAGGAACAATAATCCCTTAAGTAAAACCTAATTTGTATTGAAAACCTTTCATCCTATCAgttgttgcttttgtttctgCCAAGAACACcaaaatgggattttttttttctttcacctcTTCGGTGAGTGTACGAACCGCCGGAGGAGTCCCCAACTCCGACAATTCCATGCTAAAATGCTCATTGAGCTCGGCGGTGCTGCACCGCAGCCACCGCCTCTTCGCCAACCTTAAGCTTGtcttcatcaattttttccCCTATCTGAACCTTACCCTTCTTACGTTTGGTATTTAGAGCATTAGGATCTAACTCTTGTGAAGGGACCGGGCcacttctttttaatttttctgggCTGTCTCTTTTAACTGGGCTTGACTTATTATTTTGCCTTGCAAGCCTTTTCCAATGCTCACTTGTGGGGCCCAAAGTCTCAGCAACCCAACCCTTATCTTTGTTAAAACTCATTGCCAACGGGCTAGATACTTCTTCGGCCCATGGGATGGTCTGTATTGTCTCCAAGCCCAATTCACTACCAGCTTCCGTGagcctttccttttctttaagCTTTCTGTCTTCCACCTTACTGCTGTCTTCCACCTTACTCTTGGTTTTCTCCCACTGCATATCTCCCTCAATTTCTGCTGTGGGAAGGTTGCCTATCAGAGAGTTCATACTTCTCATGTCTAATCCCTCATCCTCATTTTCTTGTGGCAGGCTTGACTTTCCATTTTCATGATTGGACTCCTCATCTTGGTACGCCACCCTCTTTTCCTCTGACTTGTAAATCTAATTAGACCTTTGGTTGGTCCTGCTCCCATTCACGTGACCTTCACCTGCTTCCTCCCTCACCTCTTGCCGGACCACTTCTTGCACAAACATCCCTACCGTCGTCTCCTCCTTATTCTGCTTGAAACTCATTTTATTAGTGCCTTCCGATCTCCCCTGATCATTCCCCACCCGTCTTCCTGGCTCACCCCTTAACCACGCCCCATATTGCATACAACCTTCATCCTCTCCATTCTCCGAACCCTGTTTTTCTGCACATTCCTTTTCACCATGGTCCAGCTTTCCACATCGGTAGCAGAAGTTCGGCAGCCGCTCGTATTTAAAGAATACCCATCTACTTTCTCCGCCTTCAATCGAAACCCTTTTACCCCTAACCAGTTTTCTAGTGGCATCAAACCGTATTCGTACCCTTAAGAATTTTCCCCATTGTACCCCTTTTTCAGGCACATCAATGTCTATGACTGTTCCAATCTTTGCCCCAATTTCCATCCGAGTTTCGCGTGTCATGCTCTTTAGCGGAAGGTTATagatttgaacccaaaaagGGGTCCATTTCAGGACTATCTCTTTTGGGACCAACTCCCCTTCAAATTCCTGCAAAAGTATAAGTTGCTTTTCAAAACTCCAAGGGCTCATCTCCATTACCCGTTTCTTATCTCTTCCATCGCCAAACTCCACAAGAAACATTTCATCTTCAATTTCAGAGATTTGGAGACCCCTGTTTGGTTTCCACAGCATTTTCATGTTCTTTCTCAAAACTTCCAGAAAAATAATGCGTTTAGTGAGAATCTTCATAACCACACAATTTTTTCCGATCTCCCTCGTTGACTTTGTACTACTACTCCCTAAGACAATatcttcaccttcttcttctgtAAAACTTAGTTTACTCCACAGAGCTTCCAGTTCATCCGCCATACTGCTATAAAACCCACTCTCTCTTCCCCAAAGAAGGGGTTACCAAAGACTGACCTCACCTCACCAGGAGGTCACCAAACTCTTGCAAGACTAAACTGCAAGACCAACACTGCTTCTACACGCTCAAGGGCATGAGAGCACGCTCGTATCCAAACGTCTATggtaaaagaaattattatgatatatatattctgTATGCTAGTGTTTGTTGTTTGTATGCCAGATGGTCGGTAAACTTATAACGGGTGTCTTTTCCTCTACTACAACAACTAAGGAAAACGTCGTGCAAAACAACAAACACAAGTTGAAAATATCACATTTGTATATGGTTTTCTTTTGCTCtcgaatttaaattttaaatatcatGGAAGTTGCCGTGAAGTCCGGTGACGCGTTAAGCTACATTTTCCTTGCTTCTTTCCACTAATTACTGGGGGCACGATATATTTTATGTCCCAGAATCTTAACTCAAAGAAGCTTAAGCAAGTAGGTGTGTAATGACTTTCACTAGCATACATGATTTTGAAACTCAAACTGTTCAacaaactgtaaaaaaaaaaaaaaaaaagaggttcaaaattttgatgttcGATTGAAGTCAGATTGTGATAATGTCatgattaattaatataaaattaaataaaataattatataatttttaacaaaaatagtatttaaaaatgttaaaagtatATTTTGATTAAAGATTAGAAGATATTTCTCATTATTTACTACAAAGATTAATAAACATCCACTAAttatctaaaatattttctaaaatttgtaataatgtACTAATAATTAGCcaaaactaatttatttaaagTTTATGCCATTCATCCGTTGCACACATTGAAACAGTAAATTACATTACACTTACCCGTATTACATTTGAGAAAACATTAGGTCCGGAATTGGCGTAAAACCAGTGTTTTACGCCAGCCAATGAGACCACGCCACGTCAGCTTCACTTAAGTCAACAGtataatctcaaaaaaaaaaaaaaaaaaaaattcacgcTCACAGCTTCCTCTCTTCTCATCTCTTCCTTCACGCCATTCCTCTCTTCTCATGTCTTCCTTCACACCGAACCTCCACCACCGCCACACAGATCGCTGttctcctctcttccttcacgtCGAACCTCCACCACCGCCACACAGATCGCCCACCGGAGCTCACCTCCACAGATTTCGCCGGAGCTGTGCGTGGAGCTTGGAAACAAACCGGAGCCGCCGTGAGCCACGATCCAAAGGTTTGTTTTCATGATTTTCCCTTTTCCCCAATTCGGATTTCGAATtgggtgtttggattttttgtttgcttcatcggaaagtttcaaattttgagcaTTTCCTTTTTGATGAGAACGGAGGGTGAGTGTATGTTCATAAGGAAGATCTCAAAAGGAGGTAGTACACGGCAACCGGTGAAGTACCGAGTCAGGAGGTGATTGACAAGATGATTTCAGGGTCTGTGAAAGTTCAATTGTTTGACGGGAATACTGAGTTAGATTTGAGGAGTAAAGAGAGGCATGGGGCTTTGATGGATATTCAGAGGAGATTGACTAAGCTTCATCAGATTTTCCTTGACATGGCTGTTCTGGTTGAGACACAAGGAGAAAAGATGGATGATATTGAAGAGAATGTGGCCAATGCTGGTCACTTTAGCAGTGGTGGAACTAACATTCTTTACTCTGCcaatcagatgaagaagaacaAGGCATGGGTTTACTGGGTTTGGGATGTCATGGTGATTATACTGTTGGTGTGCGTCATTTCTATGTTAGCTTCCTGAAGGAGCAAGGTCCGAAAACCATCTGGTGATTGTACAGAGGCTTGTTGTTGGTGAAGCCAGAGGGAGGGATTTTGCTCTGTAAATTCATCTCTAATTGAGCTGTTCTGAGCTCTGGGAGGGGTTCTCTTTCATTTGCTGTTCTTATGGCTTTTAGTTTAGATATGATTCTGTCATTGTCTTTTGGTATAGTGATTCTTGTCTGATACACTTTGAGGTTTTCTCAAATCATGGTAAATGTTCATGAGAGTTGGATTTTGATTGAGTAGATGAGAAGAGAGGAATGGCGTGGAGGAAGAGATGTGAAGAGAGGAAGCTGTGAGcgtgaaatgtttttttttttttttttttttgaggttatACTGTTGACTTAAGTGAAGCTGACGTGGCGTGGTCTCATTGGCTGGCGTAAAACACTGGTTTTATGCCAGCTCCGGACCTAATGTTTTCTCATTACATTTATATACATTCAAAGgccttcaaaaaagaaaagtttatttccgcccaaaaaaaggaaaagtttatttcataaaataaaaaccatatatattaaagtttgaaattgtgGCAGGTATTCAACTAAAACAcgtttctcaaaataaaaaataaaaaataaaaaatgtcaaagGAGCCTGAAAACAAGtggaattttttgtttaaaaaatataaaatatctcACTATCTCTTCCCCACACAGATAAGAAAGTCAAACAGCTTGGCTCTCTTCTCACTATGTCTCTTTCCCCTACTCTTTTACctctctgtctcttttttgttgttgttaagaATCTcacctctcactctctcagacTCTCGGTCTCTCTTACAACAAGTAGATCAGAGCCCAATTGTCTCTTTGATTCTCTTCTTGTTCTAAAAGATGTAGTTTACTTGCTACTTGCAAATCCTTATGAAGACATGACATTGTCTGTCATATATAGAATCTAAACTCAAACAAGCTATGTGGTAAGTACTTACCAATGGCTTCCACCAGCATTCAAACTGTCCCATCCTCTTTTACCTCTGCTTTTTCTAAACCCCAACCGGAATATGACGTTTTCCTCAGTTTTAGAGGAGAAGACACCCGTTATAAGTTTACCGACCATCTATATCATGCTTTGGATAGTAAAAAGATTATTACCTTCAGGGATGATAAAGAACTTGAGATGGGAAAGCCCATTTCGCTGGAACTCTTGGAAGCAATCAAGAAATCAAGGATTGCGGTCATCATTTTCTCTGAAAATTATGCATCTTCCACATGGTGCTTGGAAGAACTTACAAAGATTGATGAATACAGGGATAGAGGGATATTGACAGTGTTGCCCATTTTCTACCATGTGGAACCTACTGACGTGCGGCATGAGAAGAACACTTTTGCGGAGGCCTTTGCAAAACATGAAAAACGTTTCGAGGAGAACCCAAAAAAGGTGCAGAAGTGGAGAGCTGCTTTAACAAATGTGGCCAATCTCTCCGTAAAGCGTTTAAAGGATGGGTAACGCTTTATTGATTTGCTTctgatgagatttttttttttttttttttttttgggcttgttttGACTGCATTACTTAATTACTTTAAATGTAGATGTTAAAAGGTTAATATCTTTAATACCACAAAAGCATGACTTATATGTAGTTTTATAAACAGCACTACATTCATACCAttgcaaaattaagaaaaaggtTGTCACTAATTTAAGTTTCAAGATTTAGTTTAGGTTGTCATCAAAAGTGTTGTACCTAAACAGTAGAACTACATTTAAAAATTTCCCCACTAACtttgttgtaactattgaattattggaaaaaataaaatagaattttaaagtTGTCACTAAAAATATGCATGTACCTACGAGTCTTATAGTTCAACTAGTACCTCTTAATTTTTGTAATGAAAATGTCCCTGGTTCAAATCTCCTTATTCGTTgaaactattgaattatatattttaaaaagatgtaTATGTTTAGCTGGCAAACTAgggagaaatatatatatatatatatatatatagagagagagagagagagagagagagagagagagagagagagtagtttTAGTGGATCAGAAAAAAGATATACAATATGGTGTGTGTAGGAacaaagaaacacacacactaTATGAATAGTGTAATGTAAACCAATAACTATCGTACATGTCCAATGACCAAAACTACTCATCAAAAAACATCAAACAACATTTTGAAGATTTGGAACTTtgctcatttgatttttt includes the following:
- the LOC115984962 gene encoding TMV resistance protein N-like; protein product: MASTSIQTVPSSFTSAFSKPQPEYDVFLSFRGEDTRYKFTDHLYHALDSKKIITFRDDKELEMGKPISLELLEAIKKSRIAVIIFSENYASSTWCLEELTKIDEYRDRGILTVLPIFYHVEPTDVRHEKNTFAEAFAKHEKRFEENPKKVQKWRAALTNVANLSVKRLKDGEPEAEFIQSIVQWIYLKLEEKFSNDIEDDLVGISSHVEEMISYLDLESTDVHFIGICEKSGMGKTTLARAVFDKILNQFEACSFLENVREESKAHGLKTLQERLLCDIGKRGLRVKDEHKGMQVISDILHNKKVLIVVDDG